The following proteins are co-located in the Gloeocapsa sp. DLM2.Bin57 genome:
- the dacB gene encoding D-alanyl-D-alanine carboxypeptidase/D-alanyl-D-alanine-endopeptidase, which yields MLRKKCCWWGKIIALGVIIPWLNSGSSVQAESEFVCVSNLEKEVQEIIHRPEWNRSRWGILVRTLDGEETIYNLEGEKYFLPASSLKLLTTAAAIQGLGSDFRIATPVYVTGSAPRLERLVIVGKGDPSLTSDHLRGLARELKQQGINHINELILVDNYFNDSEINPTWEWSDLYFYYAVGVNSLILDENRVILTIIPQEVGETAQLQWSNPNTFKQWRVDNQVLSVTDQDRARISLDGLWAKSELRIEGEISTESQPLVYYLAIANPSNYFLESLSRILLVENIQVSHKTLTSDSVENLGTRFTELLSPPLETLIVKVNQESNNLYAEAIAKILQQESTQTLQEILTELGVESSSYQMADASGLSRHNLVSPEALVQVLTLMAQLSVYRESLPQPGQGTLRHRLADQQLQAKTGYLSGVSSLSGYLTPKDYQPIVFSIMINQSEQSGRALQEAIDEIIILLSRLRRC from the coding sequence ATGCTCAGGAAAAAATGTTGTTGGTGGGGAAAAATAATCGCTCTAGGAGTGATTATACCATGGCTAAATTCTGGTAGTTCTGTACAAGCAGAATCAGAGTTTGTCTGTGTATCAAATTTAGAGAAGGAAGTTCAAGAAATAATCCATCGCCCCGAATGGAACAGATCTCGTTGGGGTATATTGGTACGTACCCTAGATGGGGAGGAGACTATCTATAATCTAGAGGGTGAGAAGTATTTTTTACCTGCATCGAGTCTGAAGTTACTAACTACAGCAGCAGCTATCCAAGGGTTGGGGAGTGATTTTAGGATCGCTACTCCTGTTTATGTCACAGGATCTGCCCCAAGACTGGAGAGATTGGTTATAGTAGGCAAAGGTGATCCGAGTTTAACTAGCGATCACCTTAGAGGTTTGGCTAGAGAATTAAAGCAACAAGGCATTAATCATATTAATGAGTTAATCCTTGTTGATAATTATTTCAATGATTCAGAGATTAACCCAACTTGGGAATGGTCAGATTTATATTTTTATTACGCGGTTGGAGTCAATAGTCTGATTCTGGATGAAAACAGAGTCATTCTAACCATTATACCCCAAGAGGTGGGAGAAACAGCCCAATTACAGTGGTCAAATCCTAACACCTTTAAACAATGGCGAGTAGATAATCAGGTTTTGAGTGTAACCGACCAAGATAGGGCTAGAATCAGTTTAGATGGCTTATGGGCTAAATCAGAGTTAAGGATAGAGGGAGAGATATCTACTGAGAGTCAACCTCTAGTTTATTATTTAGCGATCGCCAATCCCAGTAATTATTTTCTAGAGTCTTTGTCTCGTATTTTGTTGGTAGAAAACATTCAAGTTAGTCATAAAACTCTCACCTCTGATTCTGTTGAGAATTTAGGTACTAGATTTACTGAATTACTTTCACCACCATTAGAGACACTGATAGTCAAGGTTAATCAAGAGAGTAATAATTTATACGCAGAAGCGATCGCCAAAATCTTGCAACAAGAATCTACTCAAACTCTCCAAGAGATTTTAACTGAGTTAGGGGTTGAATCGAGTAGTTATCAAATGGCTGACGCTTCGGGGTTGTCTCGTCATAACCTAGTATCTCCCGAAGCTTTAGTACAAGTTCTTACTTTAATGGCTCAATTGTCTGTTTATCGTGAGTCTTTACCACAACCAGGACAAGGTACATTAAGACATAGATTAGCTGATCAGCAATTACAGGCTAAAACAGGTTATTTAAGCGGTGTATCTTCCTTAAGTGGCTACTTAACTCCAAAAGATTATCAACCAATTGTGTTTAGCATTATGATCAACCAATCTGAACAATCAGGGAGGGCTTTACAAGAGGCGATCGACGAGATAATAATCTTACTATCTCGTTTACGCAGATGTTAA
- a CDS encoding glycosyltransferase family 1 protein, whose protein sequence is MLKIAIDVTSLRSKPSGIGVYITNLVQGLIKLQSESNFNLSLVYQPSFKKWLRGDLSPSYNQNFSLETHCLPLPVTLSTLLTNFPNPILSLLEPSLGSPDILQGTDHFVYPSHKSKNILTIHDLTFIKYPQYVNSIVKTYYSRLQKCLQWTDLIITFSENTKQEINYYFNISPEKIIVTPQASRFFLTPTTLNKSQVNYDFSVPYLLFVSTLEPRKNIVNLIKAFNYLKKQHDIPHNLVLIGQKGWFYQPILEAIANSPYTENIHHLDYLSDELVVLFYRQADVFVYPSYYEGFGLPVLEAMTLETPVITSNTSCLPEIAKDAALLINPDDYQELATAILRVISDRQLRQDLIQRGKIRSSLYSWSKTAQATLEAYQL, encoded by the coding sequence ATGCTAAAAATAGCTATCGATGTAACTTCCCTACGTTCTAAACCTAGTGGGATTGGTGTTTATATTACTAATCTTGTCCAAGGTTTAATTAAGCTGCAATCTGAGTCTAATTTCAACCTTTCTTTAGTCTATCAACCTAGTTTTAAAAAATGGTTAAGGGGTGATTTATCTCCTAGTTATAACCAGAACTTTTCTCTTGAGACTCATTGTCTCCCTCTTCCCGTCACTCTATCTACTTTACTAACTAATTTTCCTAATCCCATTTTATCTCTATTAGAACCTTCTTTAGGTTCTCCAGATATCCTACAGGGTACTGACCATTTTGTCTATCCCTCTCACAAAAGTAAGAATATTTTAACTATACATGATTTAACTTTTATCAAATATCCTCAATATGTTAATTCTATTGTCAAAACTTATTATTCTCGCTTGCAAAAATGCTTACAATGGACTGATTTAATTATCACTTTCTCGGAAAATACTAAACAAGAAATTAACTATTATTTCAATATATCTCCAGAGAAAATTATAGTAACTCCTCAAGCTAGTCGCTTTTTCTTAACTCCGACAACTCTTAATAAATCTCAGGTAAATTATGACTTTTCTGTACCCTATTTATTATTTGTAAGTACTCTTGAACCGAGAAAGAATATTGTTAATTTAATCAAGGCTTTTAATTATCTCAAAAAACAACATGACATCCCTCATAATTTAGTTTTAATTGGACAAAAAGGCTGGTTTTATCAACCAATCCTAGAAGCGATCGCTAACTCTCCTTATACTGAAAATATCCATCATCTTGATTATCTTTCCGATGAGTTAGTAGTTTTATTCTATCGTCAAGCAGATGTATTTGTTTATCCTTCCTATTATGAAGGTTTTGGATTACCAGTTTTAGAAGCAATGACTCTAGAAACCCCTGTAATTACTTCTAACACTTCTTGTTTACCCGAAATCGCCAAAGATGCAGCATTATTAATTAATCCCGATGATTATCAAGAATTAGCCACAGCAATCTTACGAGTAATCAGCGATCGACAATTGCGTCAAGACTTAATTCAACGCGGTAAAATCAGAAGTAGTCTTTATTCTTGGTCAAAAACTGCACAAGCAACCTTGGAAGCTTATCAGTTATAG
- a CDS encoding SH3 domain-containing protein, which yields MQTFWKIVQFILGFVLGLLLTAGIGAGIAVYLLSKLADTPSQPLFAETMSPPVVEEEVVIDISPLEEAEEEEIPQPEGYRAIVTWSDGLSLRSQPDPDSERLGGVAYNQELIVLGTNPDETWQRVIIPGTNLEGWVKAGNTSKID from the coding sequence ATGCAGACTTTCTGGAAGATTGTACAATTTATCTTGGGTTTTGTTTTAGGTCTTCTGCTTACCGCGGGAATCGGTGCGGGTATTGCTGTTTATCTTTTAAGTAAATTAGCTGACACTCCTTCTCAACCTTTGTTCGCTGAAACTATGTCTCCACCTGTTGTAGAAGAGGAAGTCGTTATAGATATTTCTCCCCTTGAAGAAGCAGAGGAAGAAGAAATACCCCAGCCTGAAGGTTATCGCGCTATAGTTACTTGGTCGGATGGTTTGAGTCTGAGATCTCAACCTGATCCTGATTCTGAACGTCTCGGTGGAGTAGCGTACAATCAAGAGTTAATTGTACTTGGGACTAACCCTGATGAAACTTGGCAAAGAGTTATTATTCCTGGTACTAATCTAGAAGGTTGGGTAAAAGCGGGAAATACCAGCAAAATTGATTAA
- a CDS encoding PRC-barrel domain containing protein yields MTIDNSRLRTEILNTEVITRNTGKKLGVVKELLVDVDGREVVALGLRDNRFAVSGLPKYLYLSNISQTGDVILVEDEDVIEDVDVEVYSQLVNSEVITETGEPLGRVRDFQFNPTDGRVSSIIIASVGYHQIPEQLISTYELSMDEVISGGPNRLIVFESAEDRLTQISVGLLERLGIGKPPWEKEAEESYYPPVTPAENQLPSRIPIRTPVAEKVEEKVPISQENWHDDDWEDPYTPVTPQKQAESIRYPEYEEDLEESNWGESDDYEPTPPVYQPLNKQPDYDYDYDYDEKSDIWDDDVEPQPLQAPRINLTDKQKAREYEEETDY; encoded by the coding sequence ATGACAATCGATAATAGCCGTTTACGCACTGAGATATTAAATACAGAAGTTATTACTCGTAACACTGGCAAAAAATTAGGAGTAGTCAAAGAATTATTAGTTGATGTAGATGGACGAGAAGTAGTAGCTCTAGGATTAAGAGATAACCGTTTTGCCGTTTCAGGGTTACCAAAATACTTATATCTGAGTAATATTAGTCAAACAGGGGATGTCATCCTAGTAGAAGACGAAGACGTCATCGAAGATGTAGATGTAGAAGTCTATAGTCAACTAGTCAATAGTGAAGTAATCACCGAAACAGGAGAGCCACTAGGAAGAGTCAGAGATTTTCAATTCAACCCCACCGATGGTAGAGTCTCCTCGATTATTATCGCTTCGGTTGGTTATCATCAAATTCCCGAACAATTGATTAGTACCTATGAATTGTCTATGGATGAGGTAATTAGTGGTGGTCCTAATCGCTTGATCGTTTTTGAAAGTGCAGAAGATCGCTTGACTCAAATAAGCGTAGGTTTATTGGAACGCCTCGGAATCGGTAAACCTCCCTGGGAAAAAGAAGCAGAAGAAAGCTACTACCCACCAGTTACCCCCGCAGAAAACCAACTACCTAGTCGTATCCCCATCCGTACACCCGTCGCCGAAAAAGTAGAGGAAAAAGTCCCCATTTCTCAAGAAAATTGGCATGATGATGATTGGGAAGATCCCTACACTCCTGTTACTCCCCAAAAACAAGCAGAATCAATCCGTTATCCTGAATACGAAGAAGATCTAGAAGAGAGTAACTGGGGAGAAAGTGATGATTATGAACCTACTCCCCCTGTTTATCAACCCCTTAACAAACAACCAGATTATGATTATGACTATGATTATGATGAGAAAAGCGATATCTGGGATGATGATGTAGAGCCACAACCTCTACAAGCACCTAGAATTAATCTGACTGATAAACAAAAAGCACGAGAATACGAGGAAGAAACAGATTATTAA
- a CDS encoding IS607 family transposase, which produces MKYLTPKEAALALSVSVSSLRRWESEGKIKSIKTPAGHRRYAIAEIEKTLQPQSVTTVLYCRVSTSSQRDDLTRQIDFLRQHYPEGEVISDIGSGLNFRRTGFITVLERIVTKDIRRLVVAYPDRLVRFGFEMVKWLCEYFECELVVLYDTKLSPEQELVQDMLSIIHCFSNRLYGLRKYKKQIKQELQENQTSSNKPDKAASKQCLENQGVPVKRVT; this is translated from the coding sequence ATGAAATACCTAACCCCTAAAGAAGCTGCACTAGCTTTATCTGTAAGTGTCAGCAGCCTTCGTCGTTGGGAATCTGAAGGCAAAATTAAGTCAATTAAAACACCTGCAGGACACAGGAGATATGCGATCGCCGAAATCGAAAAAACATTACAACCCCAATCAGTTACAACTGTTCTCTATTGTAGAGTCTCAACCTCATCTCAACGAGACGATCTTACGAGACAGATTGATTTCCTACGTCAACACTATCCGGAAGGAGAAGTCATATCAGACATTGGCTCAGGACTCAATTTCAGGCGAACTGGATTTATCACCGTTTTGGAACGCATTGTCACAAAAGATATCAGACGTCTTGTGGTTGCCTATCCTGACCGACTCGTTAGATTCGGGTTCGAAATGGTCAAATGGCTCTGCGAATACTTTGAATGCGAACTCGTGGTTCTCTATGACACAAAGCTATCACCAGAGCAAGAACTTGTGCAGGATATGCTCTCCATCATCCACTGCTTCTCTAACCGTCTCTACGGATTACGAAAGTACAAAAAACAAATCAAGCAAGAGCTACAAGAAAACCAAACGTCATCAAACAAGCCAGACAAAGCTGCCTCCAAACAATGTCTTGAAAATCAGGGTGTACCCGTCAAGCGAGTTACATAA
- a CDS encoding capsule biosynthesis protein: MLKKVLKQQPFLARQVRLAKRKKRSIVDRPHWEEFVNSEAIAWHNILTQAKTGELILIPTSIGGDIHLISIESLLAVALTLRGAQVHFLLCDGILPACFWCDATFYPKQEYFAKTGPQQDLCNLCYPFAQEVLQPLGLTIHRYSDFLTEPDYQEAAKLANSLSRKEIPQYTWSEIKVGEHALAGALRFYASASLESESQGEEILRRYFQAALLTTLATQKLLTTHNYHCAVFNHGIYVPQGLTGEVARQQGVRIVNWNPAYRKQCFIFTHHDTYHHQLMWENVTNWENIPWNKQLEQQLLDYLKSRWVGSNDWIWFHENPQFDLKAIASEIGVDFTLPCIGLLTNVMWDAQLHYPANAFKSLLDWVLTTIEYFRQRRDLQLLIRVHPAEIRGTLPSRQPIIAEIAKAIPNLPPNVFIIPPESQVSTYAAMLACRAVLIYGTKMGVELTSMGIPVIVAGEAWIRNKQITRDATSIEEYISYLDQLPLSEGLSDDTLIRARKYAYHFFFRRMIPLELTTQAQNPSEFKLKPDLKIADLLPGNSRGLDLICDGILQGSEFIYPAELD, encoded by the coding sequence ATGCTCAAAAAAGTACTTAAACAACAACCCTTTCTCGCGCGTCAAGTACGTCTAGCTAAACGCAAAAAACGATCTATCGTAGATCGTCCCCATTGGGAGGAGTTTGTTAACTCTGAAGCCATTGCTTGGCATAACATCCTAACACAAGCTAAAACAGGAGAGTTGATTTTAATTCCTACTAGTATTGGGGGAGACATTCATCTGATCTCTATAGAAAGTCTTTTAGCAGTAGCTTTGACACTGAGAGGAGCACAAGTACATTTTCTTCTCTGTGATGGTATTCTTCCGGCTTGTTTTTGGTGTGATGCGACTTTTTACCCTAAACAGGAATACTTTGCTAAAACCGGTCCACAACAAGATTTATGTAATCTCTGTTATCCTTTTGCGCAAGAAGTTTTACAACCCCTAGGATTAACTATACACCGTTATAGTGATTTTCTCACCGAACCAGACTATCAAGAAGCAGCTAAACTCGCTAACTCTCTATCTAGAAAAGAAATACCCCAATATACCTGGTCAGAAATTAAAGTAGGTGAACACGCTTTAGCTGGTGCATTAAGATTTTATGCTAGTGCGTCTTTAGAAAGTGAGTCACAAGGTGAAGAGATTTTACGACGTTATTTTCAAGCAGCACTTTTGACTACGTTGGCAACACAAAAACTACTCACAACCCATAATTATCATTGTGCAGTATTTAACCATGGTATCTACGTACCTCAAGGATTAACAGGAGAAGTAGCGCGTCAACAAGGTGTCAGAATAGTTAACTGGAATCCTGCGTATCGTAAACAATGTTTTATTTTTACTCATCACGATACCTATCATCATCAATTGATGTGGGAAAATGTCACTAATTGGGAAAATATCCCCTGGAATAAACAACTAGAACAACAATTACTCGATTATCTTAAAAGTCGTTGGGTAGGTAGTAACGATTGGATCTGGTTTCATGAAAACCCCCAATTTGACTTAAAGGCGATCGCTAGTGAAATTGGGGTGGATTTTACCCTTCCTTGTATTGGCTTACTAACTAACGTCATGTGGGATGCACAATTACACTACCCCGCTAACGCTTTTAAGAGTTTACTAGATTGGGTACTCACCACTATTGAGTATTTTAGACAACGTCGGGATTTACAATTACTGATTAGAGTTCATCCCGCAGAAATTAGGGGTACTTTACCTTCTCGTCAACCCATTATCGCTGAAATCGCTAAAGCTATTCCCAACCTTCCCCCCAATGTTTTTATTATCCCTCCAGAGAGTCAAGTTAGTACCTACGCTGCTATGTTAGCCTGCAGGGCTGTACTTATTTACGGGACAAAAATGGGTGTAGAGTTAACTAGTATGGGTATTCCCGTCATCGTCGCAGGTGAAGCTTGGATACGCAATAAACAAATTACTCGAGATGCTACCTCTATTGAAGAATATATCAGCTATCTAGACCAATTACCTTTGAGTGAGGGTTTAAGTGATGATACCCTAATACGAGCACGTAAATACGCTTATCACTTCTTTTTTAGACGTATGATACCTCTAGAGTTGACTACTCAAGCTCAAAATCCTTCTGAATTTAAACTGAAACCTGATTTAAAAATAGCTGATTTATTACCTGGTAATAGTCGTGGTTTAGATTTAATCTGTGATGGTATTCTCCAGGGAAGTGAGTTTATTTATCCTGCTGAATTAGATTAA
- a CDS encoding PrsW family intramembrane metalloprotease has protein sequence MNAYITPKKPHQIIGGQAIDYPLSTDRSLCIGRDASKCEIVIDSNVCQTVSRVHVEIRPVNYPTTQQVVSWEVYDHSSNGTFVNNVRLQGSQILTPGDIIKLSQDGPEFVFNNLLQSLRTNNNNNNEALRLTQLVPILSKKNNLFNKGFLIPGILTCFFIVSLFFVINNPVLFNILLGTYIITLAYYFIYRLCGKHKPWWLLLGVAIAEIIILVSPLLIIFIIIFRGVLPGGIEQNNFASAFIANFFGAGLMEELLKALPAFVLIWFSSILRSPWRERIGIWEPLDGILIVAAAGAGFTFIETLGQYVPMMIEQGGHLAGLQLLIPRTLGSITGHMAYSGYFGYFIGLSMLKPSKRRSLLLIGWLTSSVLHGFWNAAASVSNNILIVYSFLAFSGILSYVFLIAAILKARQLSPNRTENFATQFRNLN, from the coding sequence ATGAATGCTTATATAACTCCCAAAAAACCTCACCAGATTATTGGAGGACAAGCAATCGATTACCCTCTATCTACAGATAGGTCTCTATGTATTGGTAGAGACGCTAGTAAGTGTGAAATTGTCATAGATTCTAACGTTTGTCAGACAGTATCGCGAGTCCATGTAGAAATTAGACCTGTTAATTACCCAACAACCCAACAAGTAGTCAGTTGGGAAGTATATGACCATAGTTCTAACGGAACTTTTGTTAATAATGTTCGCCTACAGGGAAGTCAGATCTTAACACCAGGAGATATCATTAAACTTAGTCAAGATGGTCCTGAGTTTGTCTTTAATAATTTGCTACAGTCTTTAAGAACAAATAATAATAACAATAACGAAGCTTTAAGACTAACCCAATTAGTGCCAATTTTATCAAAAAAAAATAATTTATTTAATAAAGGATTTTTAATACCAGGAATACTAACTTGTTTTTTTATTGTCAGTTTATTTTTTGTTATTAATAATCCTGTACTGTTTAATATTTTATTGGGAACGTATATTATTACCTTAGCTTATTATTTTATCTACCGTTTGTGTGGTAAGCATAAGCCCTGGTGGTTATTGTTGGGTGTAGCTATTGCTGAAATTATTATCTTAGTAAGTCCACTTTTAATAATATTTATAATTATCTTTCGGGGAGTTTTACCAGGAGGAATTGAGCAAAATAACTTTGCTAGTGCTTTTATTGCTAACTTTTTTGGTGCTGGTTTAATGGAGGAATTACTTAAAGCTTTACCAGCTTTTGTTTTGATTTGGTTTAGTTCCATTTTGAGATCACCTTGGCGTGAAAGAATCGGGATTTGGGAACCCTTAGACGGGATTTTAATTGTAGCAGCAGCTGGTGCAGGGTTTACCTTTATTGAAACTTTAGGACAATATGTACCAATGATGATCGAACAGGGAGGACATTTAGCGGGATTACAGTTATTAATTCCTCGTACTTTAGGTTCAATCACAGGACATATGGCTTATAGTGGCTATTTTGGTTATTTTATCGGGTTAAGTATGTTAAAACCATCTAAACGGCGGTCATTGTTATTAATTGGTTGGTTAACATCCTCAGTTTTACACGGTTTCTGGAACGCTGCAGCTAGTGTTTCTAACAACATTTTGATTGTGTATTCTTTTTTAGCTTTCTCGGGTATTTTGAGTTATGTATTTTTGATTGCAGCTATTCTCAAAGCCCGTCAACTTTCGCCAAATCGAACCGAAAATTTTGCTACCCAGTTTCGGAATTTAAACTAG
- the rnc gene encoding ribonuclease III produces the protein MLPQKLPVINNHELFQQALTHRSYAHESLCKADNERLEFLGDAVLGFLIAESLYQRYPELDEADLTKLRAMLVDQTQLANIAQEMGLGKLIRIGKGAEKNAVRNSSAVLSDTLEAVIGAYFLDQGISAVKEYIECLFIPLADEILSSKASEPKTYLNDAKNLLQQWAIVNMGENPIYKLLNEVGPPHAKTFTIEVQIKSGVYGVGEGSRKQEAEKKAALAALKKLSII, from the coding sequence ATGTTACCTCAAAAACTTCCAGTAATTAATAATCACGAACTATTTCAACAAGCTTTAACTCATCGTTCCTACGCTCATGAATCCCTTTGTAAAGCAGATAATGAAAGACTAGAATTTCTCGGTGATGCGGTGTTAGGTTTTTTGATAGCTGAATCACTCTATCAACGTTATCCCGAGTTAGATGAAGCAGACTTGACTAAACTACGTGCTATGTTAGTAGATCAAACACAATTAGCTAATATAGCGCAAGAAATGGGATTAGGTAAACTTATTCGTATCGGTAAAGGTGCAGAAAAAAACGCCGTTAGAAATAGTTCTGCTGTACTTTCTGATACCCTAGAAGCGGTTATTGGTGCTTATTTTCTCGATCAAGGAATTAGTGCGGTTAAAGAATATATAGAATGTTTATTTATTCCCCTAGCGGATGAAATCCTCTCTAGTAAAGCTTCAGAACCTAAAACTTATCTCAATGATGCCAAAAATTTACTGCAACAATGGGCAATTGTTAATATGGGAGAAAATCCGATTTATAAACTACTCAATGAGGTTGGTCCTCCTCATGCTAAAACTTTTACCATAGAAGTCCAAATCAAAAGTGGAGTCTATGGAGTCGGTGAGGGATCTCGCAAACAGGAAGCAGAAAAAAAAGCCGCTTTAGCAGCTTTGAAAAAGTTATCTATAATTTAA
- a CDS encoding SRPBCC family protein, with the protein MIQTLTQSIEIEASPAVVEHCLSDRVLMHRWLNPMLRCEPIGEWSTELNSRSRFIINIPLLQPTLESQVIQRESGLILWQFTGFFQGCDRWECQPIPTGTKLINSFEFTIPNPLVSFGYNLVAARLTKQDMEAQLKRLKLIAEYHQLNKN; encoded by the coding sequence ATGATACAAACATTAACCCAGTCTATCGAAATAGAAGCAAGTCCTGCAGTAGTCGAACATTGTCTGAGCGATCGCGTTTTGATGCACCGTTGGTTGAATCCTATGTTACGTTGTGAACCTATAGGGGAATGGAGTACCGAGTTAAATAGTCGCAGTCGCTTTATCATCAATATCCCTCTCTTACAACCAACTCTAGAAAGTCAGGTAATCCAGAGAGAGTCAGGATTAATCCTCTGGCAATTTACAGGTTTTTTTCAAGGATGCGATCGCTGGGAATGTCAACCGATACCCACAGGAACTAAACTAATTAACAGTTTTGAATTCACTATCCCCAACCCTCTAGTTAGTTTTGGCTATAATCTTGTGGCTGCTAGATTAACCAAACAAGATATGGAAGCACAACTAAAAAGACTCAAACTCATAGCAGAATATCATCAACTTAACAAAAATTAG